Proteins co-encoded in one Papaver somniferum cultivar HN1 chromosome 5, ASM357369v1, whole genome shotgun sequence genomic window:
- the LOC113282163 gene encoding uncharacterized protein LOC113282163 has protein sequence MEVTQRNSSTTLFNHLASPNLFNSPKQNLSFPPQIDTIFLTAKINTTSLKFPIKRTPSSIRCIGNPNQEGGILLTCKNCKTQFNLSLNHPQACRFHTAHFGGETKRKFESVYSGGTMNTPNGGVILQYWHCCGSEDPSDPGCTAAPHSSYDD, from the exons ATGGAAGTAACTCAGAGAAATTCATCAACCACTCTCTTTAATCATCTTGCCTCGCCTAATCTCTTTAATTCTCCCAAACAAAATTTATCATTTCCTCCCCAAATTGATACTATCTTTTTAACCGCGAAAATCAACACCACTTCACTGAAATTTCCAATCAAAAGAACGCCCTCATCCATTAGATGTATTGGAAACCCTAACCAAGAAGGAGGAATTCTATTGACTTGTAAGAATTGTAAAACCCAATTCAATCTCTCTCTCAACCATCCTCAAGCTTGCCGTTTTCACACTGCTCATTTTGGAG GAGAaactaaaagaaaatttgaaagcgTATACAGCGGAGGTACCATGAATACACCAAATGGAGGtgttattctgcagtattggcaTTGTTGTGGCTCAGAAGATCCTTCTGACCCTGGATGCACAGCAGCACCTCATTCTTCCTACGACGACTGA
- the LOC113282164 gene encoding probable glycosyltransferase At5g20260, translating into MARSLTCKTSMIIIFPSLVLIFILFTSLTQQHHVSYLYSSSFPLHQSYVKQYFHSSPSSSTNGNLEHEPILLKISPSPSPSPAPSTAPAPSPSSTTSSAESSSNHDFFNELLSNSTSSNTATTDSTVKVIKMKTSVDKIEEGLAKARENIREAVRSRNVTTSDGRDDFIPKGADIYRNPYAFYQSHIEMEKRFKVWTYKEGEQPLVHDGPVNNIYSTEGQFIDEMESGKSLFIAKHPDEAHAFFLPFSVANVIRYIYKPITSFSRDRLQQFVEDYVSVVANRYPYWNRSSGADHFMVSCHDWSPQVSNAHPDLFKNFIRVLCNANTSEGFRPERDVTLPEINLPFGLLGQPMISNRPSKRTILAFFAGGAHGNIRKVLLNEWRGKDNDVQVYQYLPKNLNYYQLMGKSKYCLCASGYEVASPRVVEAIRAECVPVILSDSYVLPFSDVLDWSKFSVNIPVRDIPKIKEILQAIPLRKYLQMQNRLKQVQRHFSVNRPAKRFDVIHMVLHSVWLRRLNIGLLS; encoded by the exons ATGGCTAGGAGCTTAACATGTAAAACATCCATGATCATAATATTTCCATCTCTCGTACTAATATTTATCTTATTCACATCACTTACTCAACAACATCATGTTAGTTATTTATATTCATCTTCTTTTCCTTTGCACCAATCCTATGTGAAGCAATACTTCCATTCTTCTCCTTCATCATCAACTAATGGAAATCTAGAGCATGAACCCATATTATTAAAAATCTCTccatctccttctccttctcctgcACCTTCAACTGCACCTGCTCCATCCCCTTCAAGCACAACTTCTTCAGCTGAGTCATCTTCAAATCATGACTTCTTTAATGAACTTCTTTCGAATTCTACCAGTTCTAACACTGCAACTACTGATAGCACTGTGAAAGTTATTAAA ATGAAGACTAGTGTAGACAAAATCGAAGAAGGTTTAGCGAAAGCTCGAGAAAACATACGAGAAGCAGTCCGATCTCGTAACGTAACAACATCAGATGGTAGAGATGATTTTATTCCTAAAGGAGCAGATATCTACAGAAATCCATATGCCTTTTATCA GAGTCATATTGAGATGGAGAAAAGATTCAAGGTGTGGACGTATAAAGAAGGAGAACAGCCTTTAGTACATGATGGACCTGTAAACAACATATATTCGACTGAAGGACAATTTATTGATGAAATGGAAAGTGGGAAAAGCTTGTTTATAGCTAAGCATCCAGATGAAGCTCATGCATTTTTCCTACCGTTTAGTGTTGCTAACGTTATTCGTTATATCTATAAGCCAATTACTAGCTTCTCCAGGGACCGTCTTCAACAGTTCGTTGAAGACTATGTTTCTGTTGTTGCGAATAGGTACCCGTATTGGAATAGAAGCAGCGGTGCCGATCATTTCATGGTTTCTTGTCATGATTGG TCACCCCAAGTCTCTAATGCACATCCGGACCTATTCAAAAATTTCATTAGAGTTCTATGCAATGCCAACACCTCAGAAGGATTTCGACCAGAAAGAGATGTAACTCTACCGGAAATCAATCTCCCGTTCGGCCTTCTAGGTCAACCCATGATCAGCAACCGCCCGTCAAAACGTACCATTCTCGCGTTTTTCGCAGGTGGAGCTCACGGGAACATAAGAAAGGTGCTACTAAATGAATGGAGAGGTAAAGATAATGACGTTCAAGTTTATCAATACTTGCCCAAGAACTTAAATTACTATCAATTAATGGGCAAGAGCAAGTATTGTCTGTGTGCAAGTGGATATGAagttgctagtcctcgagtagtGGAAGCAATACGCGCAGAATGTGTTCCGGTTATTCTATCAGATAGTTATGTGCTCCCATTTAGCGACGTTCTTGATTGGAGTAAGTTTTCAGTTAATATTCCTGTAAGGGATATCCCAAAGATTAAAGAAATTTTGCAGGCGATACCATTACGTAAGTACTTGCAAATGCAGAATAGATTGAAACAAGTTCAAAGACATTTCTCTGTCAACCGGCCAGCAAAAAGATTTGATGTCATTCATATGGTTCTTCATTCGGTATGGTTAAGAAGGCTTAACATTGGATTATtatcttga
- the LOC113282165 gene encoding sulfhydryl oxidase 2-like isoform X1 codes for MATSIVYHYVFLLLLFVFCLEVSSSTVGSRSILRVISDDTDLPDAAVDLNTTNFDSVLKDTPASFAIVEFFAHWCPACRNYKPQYERVARLFNGREAVHPGSLLMARVDCAEKINTKLCDSFSVTYYPMLLWGPPSKFVSVSKWDPKEKSDIIAIDDGRTADRLLNWINKRMASSYNLDDEKFENEHLTINVSDHRQIVRAVYDVEEATSSAFDIILEHKMVNSLTRPSLKGFLQLLVAHHPSRRCRKGSADILVNFDEFWPSDLSSSNKQQPNVSHGMDAVQGLQVCGKEVPRGYWIFCRGSKNETRGFSCGLWVLLHSLSVRIEVGESDFAFKTTCEFIHDFFICQECRQHFYDMCSRVSSPFKKATDFALWLWTAHNQVNERLIKEEATHKTGDPKFPKMIWPPKQLCPSCYLSQPSRGKNDTVDWNKDEVYKFLVNYYGKMLVSLNKDSSLEEDRRASSMADEMVASTNVVAVPLGAALGIALASCAFGALACFWRSQQKNRKQRRSRSGDVTREK; via the exons ATGGCAACATCAATTGTTTatcattatgtttttcttttattattatttgtattttGTTTAGAGGTGTCTTCATCTACGGTTGGATCTCGATCGATTCTTAGAGTTATTAGTGATGATACTGATCTTCCTGATGCTGCTGTTGATTTGAATACAACAAATTTTGATTCGGTTCTTAAAGACACTCCAGCTTCCTTTGCTATTGTTGAATTCTTTGCTCATTG GTGTCCTGCTTGCCGGAATTATAAG CCTCAATATGAAAGGGTTGCAAGGCTTTTCAATGGCCGTGAAGCAGTGCATCCTGGGAGTTTACTCATGGCAAGAGTTGACTGTGCTGAAAAG ATAAATACAAAGCTATGTGATTCATTTTCAGTAACATATTATCCTATGCTTCTGTGGGGACCTCCTTCTAAGTTTGTTTCTGTTAGTAAGTGGGATCCAAAAGAGAAAAGTGATATAATTGCCATTGATGATGGACGGACAGCTGATCGCTTGCTTAATTGGATAAACAAGCGTATGGCCAG CTCATACAACTTGGATGATGAAAAGTTTGAGAATGAGCATCTCACAATAAATGTGTCGGACCATAGACAG ATTGTTCGCGCTGTTTACGATGTCGAGGAAGCAACCTCAAGTGCATTTGACATCATTTTGGAGCACAAG ATGGTCAACTCATTGACTCGACCTTCACTTAAAGGGTTTCTTCAACTTTTGGTGGCTCATCACCCTTCTAGGAG GTGCCGAAAGGGAAGCGCTGATATACTTGTGAACTTCGACGAATTTTGGCCTTCAGACCTGTCTTCCAGTAATAAACAACAGCCCAATGTTTCTCATGGTATGGATGCAGTCCAGGGACTTCAAGTATGTGGAAAAGAAGTTCCTCGTGGATATTGG ATATTTTGTCGAGGCAGCAAGAATGAAACTAGGGGATTTag CTGTGGCTTATGGGTTCTGTTGCACTCGCTCTCTGTGAGAATTGAAGTCGGGGAGAGCGATTTTGCGTTTAAAACTACATGTGAATTCATTCATGACTTTTTTATTTGTCAGGAGTGCCGCCAGCACTTCTATGATATGTGTTCAAG GGTGTCTAGCCCTTTCAAGAAAGCAACTGACTTTGCATTGTGGTTGTGGACTGCACATAATCAAGTAAACGAGAGGCTAATCAAAGAAGAAGCAACCCATAAAACTGGTGACCCAAAGTTCCCGAAGATGATATGGCCTCCGAAACAGCTTTGTCCTTCTTGTTATCTCTCCCAACCAAGCAGGGGAAAGAATGATACGGTTGATTGGAACAAGGATGAAGTGTACAAGTTTTTGGTTAATTATTATGGGAAAATGCTTGTATCTTTGAACAAGGACAGTTCATTGGAAGAAGATAGACGTGCTTCGTCAATGGCTGATGAAATGGTTGCGTCAACAAATGTAGTTGCAGTGCCCTTAGGAGCCGCATTGGGTATAGCTCTGGCCAGCTGTGCATTTGGAGCACTTGCTTGCTTTTGGAGGTCTCAACAGAAGAATCGAAA GCAGAGGAGGAGCAGAAGCGGAGATGTCACTCGGGAAAAGTAG
- the LOC113282165 gene encoding sulfhydryl oxidase 2-like isoform X2, whose translation MATSIVYHYVFLLLLFVFCLEVSSSTVGSRSILRVISDDTDLPDAAVDLNTTNFDSVLKDTPASFAIVEFFAHWCPACRNYKPQYERVARLFNGREAVHPGSLLMARVDCAEKINTKLCDSFSVTYYPMLLWGPPSKFVSVSKWDPKEKSDIIAIDDGRTADRLLNWINKRMASSYNLDDEKFENEHLTINVSDHRQIVRAVYDVEEATSSAFDIILEHKMVNSLTRPSLKGFLQLLVAHHPSRRCRKGSADILVNFDEFWPSDLSSSNKQQPNVSHGMDAVQGLQVCGKEVPRGYWIFCRGSKNETRGFSCGLWVLLHSLSVRIEVGESDFAFKTTCEFIHDFFICQECRQHFYDMCSRVSSPFKKATDFALWLWTAHNQVNERLIKEEATHKTGDPKFPKMIWPPKQLCPSCYLSQPSRGKNDTVDWNKDEVYKFLVNYYGKMLVSLNKDSSLEEDRRASSMADEMVASTNVVAVPLGAALGIALASCAFGALACFWRSQQKNRKYFHGHSLKRI comes from the exons ATGGCAACATCAATTGTTTatcattatgtttttcttttattattatttgtattttGTTTAGAGGTGTCTTCATCTACGGTTGGATCTCGATCGATTCTTAGAGTTATTAGTGATGATACTGATCTTCCTGATGCTGCTGTTGATTTGAATACAACAAATTTTGATTCGGTTCTTAAAGACACTCCAGCTTCCTTTGCTATTGTTGAATTCTTTGCTCATTG GTGTCCTGCTTGCCGGAATTATAAG CCTCAATATGAAAGGGTTGCAAGGCTTTTCAATGGCCGTGAAGCAGTGCATCCTGGGAGTTTACTCATGGCAAGAGTTGACTGTGCTGAAAAG ATAAATACAAAGCTATGTGATTCATTTTCAGTAACATATTATCCTATGCTTCTGTGGGGACCTCCTTCTAAGTTTGTTTCTGTTAGTAAGTGGGATCCAAAAGAGAAAAGTGATATAATTGCCATTGATGATGGACGGACAGCTGATCGCTTGCTTAATTGGATAAACAAGCGTATGGCCAG CTCATACAACTTGGATGATGAAAAGTTTGAGAATGAGCATCTCACAATAAATGTGTCGGACCATAGACAG ATTGTTCGCGCTGTTTACGATGTCGAGGAAGCAACCTCAAGTGCATTTGACATCATTTTGGAGCACAAG ATGGTCAACTCATTGACTCGACCTTCACTTAAAGGGTTTCTTCAACTTTTGGTGGCTCATCACCCTTCTAGGAG GTGCCGAAAGGGAAGCGCTGATATACTTGTGAACTTCGACGAATTTTGGCCTTCAGACCTGTCTTCCAGTAATAAACAACAGCCCAATGTTTCTCATGGTATGGATGCAGTCCAGGGACTTCAAGTATGTGGAAAAGAAGTTCCTCGTGGATATTGG ATATTTTGTCGAGGCAGCAAGAATGAAACTAGGGGATTTag CTGTGGCTTATGGGTTCTGTTGCACTCGCTCTCTGTGAGAATTGAAGTCGGGGAGAGCGATTTTGCGTTTAAAACTACATGTGAATTCATTCATGACTTTTTTATTTGTCAGGAGTGCCGCCAGCACTTCTATGATATGTGTTCAAG GGTGTCTAGCCCTTTCAAGAAAGCAACTGACTTTGCATTGTGGTTGTGGACTGCACATAATCAAGTAAACGAGAGGCTAATCAAAGAAGAAGCAACCCATAAAACTGGTGACCCAAAGTTCCCGAAGATGATATGGCCTCCGAAACAGCTTTGTCCTTCTTGTTATCTCTCCCAACCAAGCAGGGGAAAGAATGATACGGTTGATTGGAACAAGGATGAAGTGTACAAGTTTTTGGTTAATTATTATGGGAAAATGCTTGTATCTTTGAACAAGGACAGTTCATTGGAAGAAGATAGACGTGCTTCGTCAATGGCTGATGAAATGGTTGCGTCAACAAATGTAGTTGCAGTGCCCTTAGGAGCCGCATTGGGTATAGCTCTGGCCAGCTGTGCATTTGGAGCACTTGCTTGCTTTTGGAGGTCTCAACAGAAGAATCGAAAGTACTTCCATGGACACTCTTTAAAAAGAATATGA
- the LOC113279280 gene encoding uncharacterized protein LOC113279280 has translation MHWVWKGCPVYWAGQYKGHYPKPTVILEANASYDCWMWHTFFGLPDSQNDIDVLHKSPLFEDLKYGICPQVRFTINGHQYTHGYYLADGIYPKWSTLVQCYRHPPAGALERSYRYFNTAQMAARKDVERAFGILKRTFAVICGPYRGLSPREMHKTMLTCIILRNMVIQETYRDSEWINYEDEDLRPEIQPQRGVPARNYAQMTNYIQNQNLYDN, from the coding sequence atgcattgggtatggaaAGGATGCCCTGTTTATTGGGccggtcaatataagggtcattatcctaAACCAACCGTTATCCTTGAAGCTAacgcttcttatgattgttggatgtggcacactttttttggtcttccggatTCACAAAATGATATTGATGTTTTACACAAGTCGCCTCTGTTTGAAGATCTGAAGTATGGAATTTGTCCCCAAGTCCGTTtcacaatcaacggccaccagtACACTCATGGGTATTATCTTGCGGATGGTATCTACCCAAAATGGTCCACCTTGGTTCAATGCTATCGTCATCCTCCTGCCGGTGCGTTGGAGCGTTCATACCGGTATTTTAACACCGCCCAAATGGCGGcgaggaaggatgtggaacgcgcttttggaattttgaagaggacGTTCGCTGTCATTTGTGGCCCATATCGTGGGTTgagtcctcgtgaaatgcacaagactatgctcacttgcataattcttcGTAACATGGTTATTCAGGAAACCTATCGTGATTCAGAATGGAttaactatgaagatgaagatctgaGGCCAGAGATTCAACCACAAAGAGGGGTCCCTGCAAGGAATTATGctcaaatgactaattacattcagaacCAGAATTTGTATGACAATTGA